The following are encoded together in the Trichomycterus rosablanca isolate fTriRos1 chromosome 19, fTriRos1.hap1, whole genome shotgun sequence genome:
- the LOC134333212 gene encoding deoxynucleoside triphosphate triphosphohydrolase SAMHD1-like, producing MSTRKRPNESLQCVEDFKTPEKKRGAAGHRWKEDSDYAHWNTDQICSYLRHLGLERWETQFREQKITGVGLRYLTDLQLEKMGIEPLGSRLEILHSFQKLWQLSSEKMKVFNDSIHGHIELHPLLVRIIDTPQFQRLHHIKQLGGTYLVFPGAAHNRFEHSLGVGYLAGCLIQALNERQPELLITNQDILCVQIAGLCHDLGHGPFSHMFDGMFIPKVRPGLQWKHENASVEMFDHLVQANNLEHVMMEYGLSLPDDLVFIKEQIAGPLDPKTSDNKWPYKGRSENKSFLYEIVANKRTGIDVDKWDYFARDCYHLGIQNNFDYRRFLKFARVCDVKGKKHICTRDKEVGDLYDMFHMRNCLHRRAYQHKVGTIIEIMITEALVKADPHVKIEVSSGRTFRISEAIEDMEAYTKLTDHIYEQILYSSSPELSESRSILNDIICRRLYKCVGQTTSEFHLDVSQAVLEEWSREVSECKPEGTEVDLQPEDFVVKVIQLDYGMKEKNPVNNVYFYCKNDPTKAIKIRKNQVSKLLPEKFTEQLIRVYCKKTEERNLQAAKKYFVQWCINRNFSKPQDGDVTAPELTPLKEDWQVVGDDDDDDEGGDEGLRNRKPPGHGGTHVKSNLFHSPAEKRRKF from the exons atgagcACCAGGAAGCGCCCGAATGAGAGTCTGCAGTGTGTGGAGGATTTTAAAACCCCTGAAAAGAAGCGGGGTGCAGCGGGACACAGATGGAAAGAGGATTCGGACTACGCGCACTGGAACACGGATCAGATCTGCTCTTACCTCCGCCACCTCGGACTGGAGCGGTGGGAAACTCAATTCAgag AGCAGAAAATAACAGGAGTTGGACTGCGTTATCTCACTGATTTACAGCTGGAGAAGATGGGAattga GCCGCTGGGTTCCAGGCTGGAGATCCTCCACAGTTTCCAGAAGCTCTGGCAGCTCTCCTCAGAGAAGATGAAG GTCTTTAACGACTCCATCCACGGTCACATCGAGCTTCATCCTCTGCTGGTGCGCATCATCGACACCCCTCAGTTCCAGAGACTGCACCACATCAAACAGCTCGGGGGAACGTACCTGGTGTTTCCTGGAGCTGCTCACAACCGCTTCGAACACTCCCTAGG tGTGGGGTATTTAGCCGGCTGTCTGATCCAGGCTCTGAACGAGAGACAACCGGAGCTGCTCATCACCAATCAGGATATCCTGTGTGTACAAATAGCCGGCCTGTGCCACGAcctag GTCATGGTCCGTTCTCCCACATGTTCGATGGCATGTTCATCCCAAAAGTCCGACCTGGACTACAGTGGAAG CACGAGAACGCCTCTGTGGAGATGTTCGATCATCTGGTGCAGGCCAATAATCTGGAGCATGTCATGATGGAGTACGGCCTCTCTCTCCCCGACGACCTCGTCTTCATTAAAGAGCAGATCGCCGGGCCCCTCGACCCCAAAACCTCGGATAATAAG TGGCCGTATAAGGGCAGATCAGAGAATAAATCCTTCCTGTACGAGATCGTAGCCAATAAGAGAACCGGGATCGACGTGGATAAGTGGGATTACTTCGCCAG GGACTGCTACCACCTCGGCATCCAGAACAATTTCGACTACCGGCGCTTCCTCAAGTTCGCCCGGGTGTGTGACGTGAAGGGCAAGAAGCACATCTGCACCCGGGATAAG GAAGTGGGTGATTTATACGACATGTTTCATATGAGGAACTGCCTGCACCGCCGAGCCTACCAGCACAAAGTGGGCACCATCATCGAGATCAT gattacCGAAGCGCTGGTGAAAGCCGACCCTCACGTGAAGATCGAGGTTTCGTCAGGGAGGACGTTCAGGATCTCGGAAGCTATCGAGGACATGGAGGCGTACACCAAGCTCACAG ATCACATCTACGAGCAGATCCTGTACTCGTCCTCGCCGGAGCTGTCCGAGTCCCGATCCATCCTCAACGACATCATCTGCAGACGCCTGTACAAGTGCGTGGGTCAGACCACGTCCGAGTTTCACCTGGACGTCTCTCAG GCGGTGCTGGAGGAATGGTCTCGCGAGGTCTCCGAGTGTAAACCTGAAGGGACTGAGGTCGATCTCCAGCCTGAGGACTTCGTGGTGAAG GTGATTCAGTTGGATTACGGTATGAAGGAGAAAAACCCCGTCAACAACGTCTACTTCTACTGCAAGAACGATCCCACCAAAGCCATCAAAATCCGCAAGAACCAG GTATCGAAGTTGCTGCCGGAGAAATTTACGGAGCAGCTGATCAGAGTTTACTGCAAAAAAACCGAGGAGAGGAACCTGCAGGCGGCCAAGAAATACTTCGTACAGTGGTGCATCAACCGCAACTTCTCCAAACCCCAG GATGGTGACGTTACCGCCCCTGAACTCACCCCATTAAAAGAAGACTGGCAGGTTGTTGgagacgatgatgatgatgatgaaggcgGTGATGAAGGTCTCCGAAACAGAAAGCCACCAGGTCACGGAGGAACGCACGTAAAGTCGAACCTGTTCCACTCGCCCGCAGAGAAACGGAGAAAGTTTTAG
- the rhoac gene encoding rho-related GTP-binding protein RhoA-C isoform X1: MRMAAIRKKLVIVGDGACGKTCLLIVFSKDQFPEVYVPTVFENYVADIEVDGKQVELALWDTAGQEDYDRLRPLSYPDTDVILMCFSIDSPDSLENIPEKWTPEVKHFCPNVPIILVGNKKDLRNDEHTRRELAKMKQVPVRPDEARDMAIRIDAFAYVECSAKTKDCVRDVFETATKAALQAKKRGKNNRCLLV, translated from the exons ATGAga ATGGCGGCGATCCGTAAGAAGCTGGTGATCGTGGGAGACGGTGCCTGTGGGAAGACGTGTTTACTGATCGTGTTCAGTAAGGACCAGTTCCCCGAGGTTTACGTTCCCACCGTGTTCGAGAACTACGTGGCCGACATCGAGGTGGATGGAAAACAG GTGGAGTTGGCGCTGTGGGATACGGCGGGTCAGGAGGATTACGACCGTCTGAGGCCGCTCTCGTACCCCGACACCGACGTCATCCTCATGTGCTTCTCTATAGACAGTCCTGACAGCCTGG AGAATATTCCGGAGAAGTGGACGCCGGAGGTGAAGCACTTCTGTCCCAACGTTCCCATCATCCTCGTGGGTAACAAGAAGGACCTGAGGAACGACGAGCACACGCGGCGAGAACTCGCCAAAATGAAACAG GTGCCGGTGAGACCAGATGAAGCCCGCGACATGGCGATCCGAATCGACGCCTTCGCTTACGTGGAATGCTCGGCCAAGACCAAGGACTGTGTGAGGGACGTGTTCGAAACGGCCACCAAGGCGGCGCTGCAGGCCAAGAAACGTGGAAAGAACAACCGCTGCCTGTTAGTATAG
- the rhoac gene encoding rho-related GTP-binding protein RhoA-C isoform X2 produces the protein MAAIRKKLVIVGDGACGKTCLLIVFSKDQFPEVYVPTVFENYVADIEVDGKQVELALWDTAGQEDYDRLRPLSYPDTDVILMCFSIDSPDSLENIPEKWTPEVKHFCPNVPIILVGNKKDLRNDEHTRRELAKMKQVPVRPDEARDMAIRIDAFAYVECSAKTKDCVRDVFETATKAALQAKKRGKNNRCLLV, from the exons ATGGCGGCGATCCGTAAGAAGCTGGTGATCGTGGGAGACGGTGCCTGTGGGAAGACGTGTTTACTGATCGTGTTCAGTAAGGACCAGTTCCCCGAGGTTTACGTTCCCACCGTGTTCGAGAACTACGTGGCCGACATCGAGGTGGATGGAAAACAG GTGGAGTTGGCGCTGTGGGATACGGCGGGTCAGGAGGATTACGACCGTCTGAGGCCGCTCTCGTACCCCGACACCGACGTCATCCTCATGTGCTTCTCTATAGACAGTCCTGACAGCCTGG AGAATATTCCGGAGAAGTGGACGCCGGAGGTGAAGCACTTCTGTCCCAACGTTCCCATCATCCTCGTGGGTAACAAGAAGGACCTGAGGAACGACGAGCACACGCGGCGAGAACTCGCCAAAATGAAACAG GTGCCGGTGAGACCAGATGAAGCCCGCGACATGGCGATCCGAATCGACGCCTTCGCTTACGTGGAATGCTCGGCCAAGACCAAGGACTGTGTGAGGGACGTGTTCGAAACGGCCACCAAGGCGGCGCTGCAGGCCAAGAAACGTGGAAAGAACAACCGCTGCCTGTTAGTATAG